ATTCAAGAAGACCGCCAAGGTCCAAATCTTTTACTTCTGGAATTCGCCATGCCCACATATCTTCTGGCCAAAGAAATGCAGTATGGGCTACTGAGGATTGCATTGGAGTGTGATAAGGAGAATACAAGGGAGGGATCTTTGTTTTCTGTGCCTGTTTGGACCATGTACTGCAATGGACGGAAGGCGGGGTTTGCCATTAGGCGCCATGTTACTGAGAATGACAGAGCAATTTTGAAGGTGATGCAGTGTATTTCTGTGGGTGCAGGGGTTTTGCCATATAGAGAGACCAAAGCTGATGAAGGTGAGCTTATGTATATGAGAGCTACTTATGAAAGAGTTGTGGGGTCTTCTGATTCAGAGTCTTTTCATATGATCAACCCAGATGGTAGCACAGGACAGCAGCTTAGTATTTTCCTCCTTCGATCGTGACAACATTATGGGTTTCTCAAGTTTCATGGCTCAATGAATTATATCTCTGTTAGTTTTCAGGAGTGTTTTAGTTTAATTCTAGCCTGGTTTGGTGCGGCTTGATCATGCTAGACTTCTTTGTGCATTGTATTTATCATCATGGTCGTCTTGACGTGATTAATGTACCATAGAGGGGATGAAAAATACGGAAAGCATCCGATTGTAGATATAGGCCCAAGGAAATGTTAAAAAAAGTAGGAAAAAGCATTTCAAATAGATGCTTTTGTTCTCTGTCAGACCAGAAAGATTCTAATCTGCTGGCCAAGTTAAAGTTGGATTGAAATCCACCATACCCACAAGCTGATTAGTGCAGCATGACTTGTTACAACTGTGTACTTCTCTGAATAATAATTTAAATGTGAAAGTTATATGTCATCGTCTTCATTTATTAGTTTTGAATTTGGATTGATGGGTTCTAAAGTGCTTTTCGCTGTAAAATTCACCTTTTCAAGATGATTTGTTTTTGCAGCAAGACTTTCTACTTCTGTGTAGAATCTTGTGAAAATGTTTTGTAATTCTTTGTGTTTCAAGATTCATTATATTgacatttggattctttttcaaaCTCGAACACACTAATCTCCTCTtaggataaaagatttgaagaatatttttttgGTTCTTGAGATAAAGCTCTACTGTCTAGTGTCTTATCTGGTCGAGGAAAGCTACCTTGCTTTCAGAGTACTAGTGGGCAATGGGGAAGATTGAGATGATGGGTACTGTATTGTATTACAGAGTAGTTGGTCTTGTTACACGAGGAAAATGAGTGACATATTCATGAAATTACATCGTCTGGTAGCCCTAAAAAGATTATAGGAAGGTGTTGAAGTAATGTGCTAATATAAAGCTtgttttctttttcattctttctAATTAACATAGAAATCTAGCAATACcacacagagaaaattttagtataaaCTCACCCTAGGCTGAGGGCTAGAAAATCTAAAGTTGATATTCTTGGAATAGGGA
This genomic stretch from Cryptomeria japonica chromosome 8, Sugi_1.0, whole genome shotgun sequence harbors:
- the LOC131040810 gene encoding protein MIZU-KUSSEI 1 codes for the protein MRMIDISSERNAMQIIDRTTSVDCEKDVRCWPRSLKSLVEFMVPCCGCQSMAGGSVDDPDTESTLGSTVTGTIFGYRKGRVSFCIQEDRQGPNLLLLEFAMPTYLLAKEMQYGLLRIALECDKENTREGSLFSVPVWTMYCNGRKAGFAIRRHVTENDRAILKVMQCISVGAGVLPYRETKADEGELMYMRATYERVVGSSDSESFHMINPDGSTGQQLSIFLLRS